A region of the Apium graveolens cultivar Ventura chromosome 6, ASM990537v1, whole genome shotgun sequence genome:
TTCACTCTCATTTTATGGAAAATATTCATCGCCTTCCTCTGGATATCGAtctttattttttgtttttttaatctCTTCAGCTTACTTTCCCTTATCAGCAACTAAAGTGGGCAACCCAAGTGATTTATAAACTGCATCATTTTCTTTCATATGTTGTATTCTCCCCAGTTCATAGTCTGTCACTGGTAGTGGTGGCGGGGGAGGCAACTGCAACCATAGTTATAAGGTGTAAAGTAATTAAACCATATAAATTAAATCACCTGAAGAGAACAAAAAATGATAAGTACCTCAATATCAAGGTCATTCTCTGTGGTGTCTTCATCATCATCTGGTTCAGTTGCTAACTATAATTTCCTCCTTGCCGATCCTTTTTTTTTCATACTTGCTTCTTGTTTACTTGAACTCATCTCGGGAACGGGGGAAATTTTCGTCCTCTTACCCACCTGAGGTGACTTATGTTTCATCCTTCTTTGCTGTTGAAGTAAATGAGTTATAGTGTACTTACGCTTCGGTTGTTTCTTAGCAGAACCTGGATTAGCTACACATAAATACAAATTAAGGAGGCTTAACATCAGTATACACAAAATGGGACtactttaaaaatattataaagaAATGCAATTAATTACCTTCAATTATGTTTTTCCTTGCTCGTATTTTAACATGTGGCTGCATCTGGCAAGTGGTCTCAATGTCCAGGTCAACAGTGTTGTCAACGTAAAAATGAATTTCTTCGTAATTCTCTCAGCCAAGTATATGTTGATTTACATCATTGTCATCCAACATAAGATTCCATCCACCCCTCTTTCCTTTACTTATATAGATTCCTCCAATTTTTGAGAAACGGAGGTAATATTTCACAAACTCAATAAGGACAGTATAGGAAAAATTTTCCACGTCCACGTGTGTTACCAACATCGACTTTCTACTAACATAACTTGCCTTCTGAAACTGTCCTTCATAGTGCAGCCTCACATTTATCATTTTATCCATTATGTACAAAAAAATACATTAGAACTCTATGACCAGCATACAAACAGAGAATAGAGAACAAATGTACAAAAAAGATAAAAAAGCAATAAAAGTAGAATAAAATAAATGGACATGAAGGTAATTAAATAAAGGAAAGAAGCTTATATAGTTCGGAAGATATAAACTACACTTCAAACACATAATTAAAGACCTTACATAACGTATAATACATCTCAATGTAATGGCCTTAAACTCTATGACCAACATACAAACAGAGAACAACATCAAAATACATAGTTAACCACGATTATGTTATACAAATACACAATCTAAGGAGATGGAACATGAATTTGTTTTAAAGTAACATCATCCCTAATCCAAACCCCTTCAGTTTCATAATTTATTCCAATATTATATGAATGATAACTGCTCAAGTCTTTTTCCATTATGTTCTGATTTTCAGTGGTGCACCAGTCCCTCGATAATTTTTTGATAACATATTGACAGTTTTTCTCAACTGGATCATCCACATAAAACACTTGCTAAACTTATGAAGATAGGACAAAAGGATAAGATCTTTGGCGTAACTTATTAAAGTTTGCACGAGTAAGACCAAAAGGATCTTTTTCTTCTTGGTACCAGCAACATTTAAACAGGACAACTATAAAACCTCCCCAATAGTCAAGTTCGAATGTTTTTTCGAATGATCCGTAGTAATTGACATCCCCAACTACTGGATTCTGGTCTTTCAAGCTTGCAAAGCTAGTGGTCTCGGCAGTTAAAAATACCCCACTATTTTATGTGGTACATCAAGAATCTCTAAATTTGGTATGGAATCTGTATCCATTTATTACATAGCCCGTAAACTTCCTAGCAAGTCGATTAGGCCCCAAAGCAAACACCTCTAAATCCCGTGAAATATTTTCGTTTTCCATAACCTCATCTTTTAACCATTTCCAAAAGTCTTCCATATATGCTCGTTTCCTTTTGTATTTTTTCTAACTTGCAAGACCATCCATGAAAGCTCGATGCTCCCTAAATAGTTAATAAGGTCAAATAATCTATATAGATATCAATACGTAACTGGTGAGTAAACTAAAAGGGACATTAGAACTTACTGATTAAACTTTCTATTTCTTTATTATCGGAATGAAAAAGAATATAACGATGCGCTGCCTTCCAATCTGCATCTTTCAATTTGAATATCCTTCCATCCTTATTCTTTTTTGTTCTGATGTGATATTCCACATTTATTCCATATTTTCCAAAATCAGTTGAATTATTTTCTACTACTCCATCAATGTCCAGAAACCTTGAACAAAATGTGACACACTCTTCATCCAAGTACCCTTCTACAATAGAACCTTATGGCCTACTTCTATTTCTAACAGAGCCTTTCAACTTTCCTAGATATCGCTCAATTGAAAACATGCAACGTAGGTGCTCAGGTCCATCGTATTCTACTTCTCTGCATGGATGTACAAGCAAGTGGACCATAATATCGAAAAATGGTTCTGTGAAAATCATTTCAAATTCATAAATTATTACCACAATTTCTCTTCACAACATCTTGATATCATCTAATTCTATGACCTTGCTCCACAGACCTcgaagaaatgaaccaagcatGATCATCAGTAATGCGACCTAGGGTTTTAATGTATTTTTTGCAGCAAATTGCAATAAATAGtggagtatgaaatgagcatcaTGGCTCTTATACCCCACCACCTTTCTCTCTTTTATGTGCACATACCGACTTACATTTGAGGCACAACCATAAGGAAGTTTGGCATTTTCAATAGGCTGCAAGAATTTTCTTTTTCCTTATTTGTCATGTCAAATATCGCTGCCATAATTTCAATATGCTTTCCATCGTCACTTTTAATATGATGAAGAGGCTTTCTTATGCCCTGATCCTGTAAATCATAACGAGCATTTAGGTGATCCTTCGACTTGCCACTTATATTAAGCAAAGTATCTAATATTTTATCGTATATGTTCTTCTCTATATGCATGGAGTCCAAGTTATGTCAAAGCGTATTATGACACCAGTAGGGCAGATcaaaaaatattgattttttttgaaaGGGCCAACCCTTTTACGCTTCCTCTAGGTCTTATCTCCGAACCGATTTCCATACCCCCATAATAACTCTTCAATTTCTGTTCCTGTTAATGGCAGTGGACTATTCCCTGTTTCGATTTCACCATTAAATCTCTTCTTATCTAGCCTCCACTCGTGTGTTGGATCAAGAAACTTTCTATGATTCATGTAGACAGTTTTTTTTCTATGTTTCAAATAAATAGAAGAAGTCTCGTAATGGAAATCTGGACATGCTAGTTTCCCCTTCGTACTCCATCCTGATAACATACCGTACCCCAGAAAATCGCTAATTATCCACAACACGCTTGCTCGTAAATTAAAATTCTCGCTGGTCAGGGAATCATAAGTTTCGACACCATCTTTCCACAATGCTTTCAACTCCGAAATTAAAGGCTGCATATAAACATCAATATTGTTCTTGGGAGAATCTGGACCGGATATTAATGTGGACAGAATCAGATTTTCTTGTTTTATACATAGCCAGGGGGAAGGTTATAATTTACCAACACGATTGGCCATGTACTATGACTTAAATTCATTGAACGATATGGGTTAAAACCATCAGCTGCTACAACCAATCTAATATTTCGATTTTCTGCTGCAAAATCAGGATAACGAGCATCCATTATCTTCCAAGCCAAAGCATCAGCCGGATGTCTTAATTTTCCATCTTTTGTTCTACCTAATGCATGCCATCTCATAATCTGGAAAAGTCTTTATACAGGAACATCCTCTGCAACCTTTGTCGTAGTGAGATGTACCTCATCACGTTTGCTGCTACTTTATGAATCAACTTCGGTGGATCATTATTTGCAATGATGGCATTTTTTTCATGTACAACCCACCTCGACACCCCACAAGTGTCATATTcattttttctttatttttaccCCAATACAACATGCAGCTGTTGGGGCACGCATGTATTTTCTCGTAGTCAAGGCCTAAATCCTTAATGACACTCTTTGAAGCATTAAAAGATAAAGGGAGATGGGCATTAGGAAATGTTTCTTTGATCAGCTTTAGTAATTCTCCAAATGCAGACTCACTAATTCCATAAACGTATTTTAAATGATAAAATCTGATCAGGAAACTTAATCGAGAAAATGTAGTACAACCGGGATATGATGGTTGTTTTCCTTCTTCAACGTGCCGAAAAAATTTCTTACCGTCTACATTTGATTCGTCTTCACAGCCTCCTTAATTTTCAAAATTCTTACGCGTATAATTGAACATTGCATCTAAATTTTCTTCAAATTCAATCCCCATTTCACAATCTTCAAAGTCATTAGTACCTCTTAATTTTGTCTGTGAAACCTCACAGATCTAATCGGCATGTAACGGAGAAGGGCCATTATAAACAAGATGATCGTAGATGACATCTTGACAGTACCAATTACGTTCAGTACATTTTTGCACATACACTTCATTTGATCGCCATTTTTGTAGATGGGAAATGCATTTTTCAAAAATGCTTTTATCCCTCTTATATACTCTGGACTGGATCATGGAAAGCCTATCCAAATGTAATACTCGTCCATTTTTACGAACCATGTGACCTATTAATAAAGTCGATAAGAGATTCAACACTTTTATAATTCTTAGTACACATTTTATCTAAACAAGTCCTATTTATACAGTATCACCTATTCATTAATACTATATTAAATCATACAAAGTACTATAATTAGAGGAAAGTACGCTAATTATACAGTGTTACCTATCATACTATCATACTATAATTAGAGGAAAGTACTACCATACTATTTATGAAGTGATACCTATTCATTTTATCTAAACAGGTTCAGTATGCTAATTCTACCATCCGCATTCGTAATTCCAAAACAAAAGTACACTAATTCTACCATCAAGAATTACACTCCCTCACCGTCATTCTTATCAGTTTAACGGTTTACACACGTCTTGAAAGAACAAGACTGGATATGTATGCTGAAATTAATAGGTCAGTTATTCTGCTTCTCTCCCTCGATTATCAGAAGTAAAATAAATATTCCCTGCATAATAGTAAGGAGGGTGACCTGGTAGAGCCATAGCTCATAATTATGTATTACCAATGAAATACAAACAGAGCACATAAACATAAACACTGTAATAATAAACATAAACATAACAAATTAATATAAAAAACGTTGTCATCACTGTATGAAGTTTACactaaaaatttataaaaacataacaaattaatataaaaaaaaatagaatACAGACTAAATCGAACCCAATAAAGACATGCAATGATGAAAACATGAAAATTAACCCAAAGACAAACATCAAACACAAACATATCAAATCAAATCCTAAATTACATGCAGTGATGTCTAAATCAAAATCCCCTAAATCAAAATAGGTAGAAATTACCTGCAAAAGCCCCAATGCAAGCAAAACCAAAAGCCCCAAAGTAGAAATTAGAAGAAATTAGAGAGTTATAAAGAGAAATTAGAGagtttgaaaatgaaaaattaGGCAGAAATTAGAGAGTTTGAGAGTTTGAATGAGCAAGAAAAAATCTCAAGTAGAGCAAAACATAAATTACATCTGTTTAAGCAAGCAGAAAGCAGAAATTACAAAGAGAGTTTGAGAAGGGGGAAATTTTGGCCGCCAAAATTTTTGGCCTCGGTACTATAAACATAAATCTGTGTCTGACTGCTTTTTcattgaatttatttatttactgTATAATTTAAGTATAAGTTATGTAAATAAAAACACACCAACTAAGTTGGTGTAGTGGTAGTGAACATGTTTGTTTAATTGAGAGGTCTTGGGTTCAATTCCCTTGGCCAACAAACTTTCTTGacaaatttttattattaatattattattaatattaagtGAGGTCACGTGGAATTCACATTATCCGGAAGCACCCTATGCCCGCTCAGAGAGTTCTTCTGATCCGTCAGAGAGTGCTTCCAGATAAAATGGGTACCCGCATGTCGGCCCAATGCCCCCTTTTTTtgcattttatattttattaaaatataaaaattattttgcattttttattttaattgaatataaaaatgtaaatttaataattaaaaattttatattttaatttattttttgttTAAGTCGAAGGTCTTGAGTTCAATTCTCTGGTCCCACAAAGTGGTGTCCACCTGTGCATGGTTCCCACGGTTCTCCTGGTCTGAATGTGTAACGCATGTGGGACCGAAGTCCCCCTTTTTgcattttatatattttaattgaatataaaaaatattttgcattttatattttaattgaATGTAAACAATATAGAAAcataaatttattaaatattatattataaaatttaaaccaaaaatttaaaattcaaattaataCTCGTATAGGGTTTGGGGTTTGGGGTTTGGAATTTTGACCGTTTTGACCATTATAAAAGCACAAAATAATCACATTGCTGAAATTAATAGTTTTTAACATCACTACGAAAATTTCGTCACAAAAcaggttttaaaaaaaataaaaaactttAATTGAGAGAAAAACTGTGATTTATGTAACAAAAAGTATGACTATTTAAAAATTACATCAAATAAATCAtgtataatttttaaataaaaaattataattataattaaaaaatactaTTTGGAACAAATATTTTTAtctattatgaatttttgaaaaataaaataaaataattgcTAAAGAATTTGTCTAatttaaagaaaatataaatatttgtaaTCCTTTATATATTATTTATGCAAAATAAAACACAAGTACAAGGTTAGTGTAGTGGTTGGAAGCTTGATCTCACAAGTGAGAGTTCAAAGGTTCAACTCCCATGCGCAGCAAAAAtttgtgaattttttttaaaacccCATTCAACAGTGGTGTGCCCCACAACGTCGAGCACATATTTTATATTGCTTAATGGGCAATTCATAGATCATACTTGTTTTAATAAGCGTATCTTTCAGAGAGGTCTAGTGATGCCCCGATGCTTCACACCTCTAGGAAGAGGGTACCTCTTGAGCATCCTCACATTTTCAGGTCCAGATGCCTCAACAGCTAGGAGTCAGAAGGCAATATAGTTTGTACATTAGTGTGCAATATAATAATAAAAGTGAATTATTTTGTAAAACTTATCTAGACTTTTAAGGGTTAgtataacttcatgtagagggTATACTAATCAGGTTTGTAGTTGTAATAAATCACGGTTTGTTTTAGTATCTATTTCATATCATAACTTGTGCTCAATTCATATGCATGCAGGGGTCATATTTAGTATTTTATTCTGCtgtgtatattattttattatttagcaGTTAAtgactcccaaatctagaccACAAATTTGGAGGGagtcacaggttggtatcagagctacatgttatgaTCACTGAAATAGACTTAAGAGTTGTCTTAATTGAGTCTTAAGGAGATCACATGAGATAAGTGTGTGTTTAACTCATATGGAGTTTAGTCCAGACTATCGAATCTAGTCTCTAGTTTTAAGTTTTTAGATTTTTATATATGTGGGCTATGATGTGATTCCAGGAGGAGCTTGTTGACGGGGAAAGTTCTGGTGAGACAGGACATTCAGGTGGACGGGTAAGACCCCCATCCCCTTCCTCGAGCTCAGAGGAGTCAGTGCATAGTGAGCCTATGGCAGACCGATATTAGGAGGATCGGTATTCGCGGAGCCTAGGGTTGATATCGGTTGACGCAGTAGTAGAGATGATCCAGGAGGTGGAAGCAGATCCAGAGTTGGTTAGAGTTGCTGAGAGAGCAGTTGTATCTGTTCGTACAGAGGTAGCAGTTGATATCTCGGAGGTGGGCAAGGCCCGAGTTATGAGATTTATGAAAGAGGCATGTTTAGCCGTGACTAGAGAGAGACTATCCATACCAGGACTAGGCATCTCCAGAGGTAGAGCCTCACACCATCCGCAGCTTCACTCACTTCATGGGCCCCAGCAGCAGCGAATCCCAGTGTAGTTCCATACCATGTGTATGCAGCCATAGGGCGAGAGCAAGAATTTTTTAGAGGCCAGAATGTCGGGATGGGTCAGGCTATGCATGAGATGGAACAGGTGACAACCATGACGTTAGGTGTTTCGGGTTTAGAGGTTCAGTCCATAGTTGAGCTATCGAGCAGATAGCTAGACAAAAGTTGGCAGGGCTCCCATCCACTAGTGTGTGGGATGCGGAGGCCCGGAGGGTTACCCGATTGGTGAGTTGGATCCTCAAATAGTTATGCACGGTGCATGAGCCGCGTGGCTAGATGACTAGTGATGAGTTGGTTTTTGAGACGAGGGACCCAGTATAGTGTGGAGGGTGTCCGTTCTCCTATTTTATTGTGTATGGTGGTAAGAGCCAGTGATATAGAGATGCAGTATGGATGCAAGGGTTCTGCCAACGGCAGGTGGGATAGTTTGGCAGAGTTGGGATGTCTTAGTAGTATAGTTTATTCCCTTTTCTGTCTTTCTTATTAGTCAGTAGTATGTTTTTGAGCTTTATATCAGATCAGTTGAGAAAGCGCTTTTGACGCTTGTACTAGtactattatttatatattttggtTTGTACAACAATCCCTGTTTTTTGTATCAGTTTTATTTTATTTCCTTTCTTTCTTAAGTTATTTAGAAATAATTTACTTTCTTATTATCCAGGTTCACTAGATTAAAATATGGTATAATTCAGTTTAATTATCTAGATGTTTATTCAAATTATTGCTATTTACATCCAGATTATTGTTCATTTGAGCATTTTTTAGTAGTGGCCCatttcctttcttttctttttttatcATTCTCTGAGATTTTGAGCACGATGATATAGCAATTATGCAGCATGTAATAAAAACGTCGGTAAATTTATAATATGGATAAAAGGATTTTATGCATGAATTTTTTTAGTCATGTTAATAAATTACAATATAATTACAACCTACTTAGCATATTATAAGAATTTCTTATTTTATTTCCTGAAAAATGGGTCCAAAGAAGAATAATAAGTCAGGAGGATGTCTTATGGAGAGTCGTTCGGATCCCGCTGTTATCCAAATGTTGGGATTAATGCAGCAGCAAGTGTTGCATCTTACGtaacagcagcaacagcaaccAGTAGCTCCACCCGCGCTGACTTTTAAGAATTTTCAATCTGTAAATCCACCCGAGTTTAAGGGAAGTATTGATCCAGTGaaagccaatgcatggcttaaaGAGATTGAGAATGCTTTTGATTTAGTTGGAGTAGGGATTGAGCAGAAGACTAAATTTTCCAGTTACTTTCTAAAGGGTGAagcaaactattggtgggagtctaagCGAGAACTGCAAAGAGATGAGTTTGTGACTTGGGAGAGGTTTATAGAGTTATTTTTACAGAAATATTTCCCAAGGCATATGAAAAATCAGATGAAAATTAAGTTTTTGAGTTTGACACAAGATAATCCGAGTGTCGCGGAttatgaggccaaatttacagAGTTGGAAAGGTTTGTTCCGGATCAAGTTGATACAGATGAGAAGAGAGCAAATAGGTTTCAACAAGGGTTAAAATCTTGGATTTAGAATATGGTGGAtatgtttgaattgacttcatatatggcagtggttcagaaagcaatggtgttATAAAGTGGAAGTGATACGTCTCAGAGAGGCAAGAACAGAAAGAAATGAAAGatagaaacctcaggaggaggACAACAACACAGTAAATTTCAGGGCGATTTTAATAGAGGGCTAGAGTTTCGGCAGAATAGGAGTTTGGGATTTAGAAGACCACCAGCTGGGAATGGAGGTTAGAATAATCAGTTTAGAAATCAAACTCAGCAAGGGTTCAATTCTTTTCCAGTACCCTACTGCAGGAAATATGGCAGAAAGCATTTTGGAAATTGTAAAATAGGCGTGGTATGTTTTAAGTACAATAGGAAAGGACATTTCTCTACTGAATGCCCATATTAGACTGTAATTCCGAAATCGAGTACtacatgctttaaatatgggaaaCCAATGCATATCTTCAGAAATTGCCCAACACAAGGTGTAGCAGGTAACAACCCAAGATCGTGAGTGCTCCATCTCAGGGTGTGCCCAagattgaaggaccaccaacTCAACCTAAAGCAAGGACATTCAACATATCTATGAAGGATGCTGTCCAGAGCTATgatgtgattgcaggtacgcttccagtaaAGTTCGATTGATGctaaatttttaatatattctggagctacaaggtcatttatttctaaATATTTTGTTAATAAACTACATTGTGAAGTTGAACTATTAGATAAATCTTTAATGATAGAATTAGCCAATAAGAACAAAGTTTTCATAGAGCAGGTGTGTCTGAGAtatgatattgagataggaggacatcattttcattccaacttaataccttttaagttaggagagtttgatgttattgtaacacccccagatccggggtcggggatccgggtcgtcacggtctttctttccattaatatcacttaacttaaattaatataaatattgaatgctgtgaccccacaataacacacaccacaacacgttatagtttaagagatgaaattgaaataagtacaagtcgttgaaatccataagttaaaatttattacaaacccaaaataattacttaataagtttacacttctttgccattatccaacacaagttctaattatacataatttgattctcaaaagctGAAGACCTAaactacagatagatctacctctgcagcaaTGGTGGCTAAGATATCAGCGGGTAGatgcgggatgcttcccacgctcttgcgctgggtatgcttgagtctggccatccttcctaactattgttgtgtgatgaagaaatgaagcaagagtgagcattaccgcttgcaagataatatatagtgattGATAAAGCAAAATATCTTAATAGATAATTTTTTGAAATCTATCATGCATAAGAtgatcatatattatatataagtttaaaagatgaagttacaagatacatAAAAATACTTATATATATTTATCTCATAAAACTCACTTGAAAACCACAGTTGTTGAAGAAAATCAGCTTCAACAGTTCATCATATATCGATGAAGATACAAGGAAAGACTTATATAAAACTCATTTGTTTGAAAAGAAACTCTTACGAACCCCTGTGTGAAAGTAGACGCAAGGTTTTGTTCAAATACATTTAGAAGAAGGAAACCACTGGAATAAAGTGATACCTTTGTTGATCAGGCAATGTACCACTCTCTATaattctctactagtagaaggatgaatTCCATTGAGTCATCTCCCTGGCCACATGAGGGAGATATGATGGACTGTCCGACCGCCTCCTACGCTTTGATGGACTACCCCGCAGCCTCTTACACTCACTCTAGCACACAAGGTGCCAGACCATTCCAgtttcttgaagaatcctatcCTTGTAATTGGAATCCGAAATTAATCGACATTCCCCGAGTGTATAATAGCTCGTTGATAGGTATAATATTATATAATCAACTACTTCCCGAATATGGGCAAGTATCAAAACTTTCTTTATTAATTCAGCAACCATGTTGCAAAAATAAAATACAacactgagccggatcccttcTATTTTGAGCGAGAATTTAAATCCTTCTTGAAATGAAAGATTCAAATTTGAAAACAGGTTTGAGATCTGCTCTATACTTTTTAAATCATTTGGTATAGTTTGAAAACATTTTTCGAAAAAAGTTTTAGGAAAATAAtgatttaaataaattaaatcatTTATTAAACTCATTTGAAAGTATAGAaagaatattcaaataatattcctcaaATAATCATTGATTAAAGGATATAATTAACTAAGATAATTAAAATAAATCCTTaaattaatattcaaaaataatattcttttaataaataataaaatatctaTAAGTCAGAACTTTAATCGAATAACCAAAgtaattgttaggtcacacaacactg
Encoded here:
- the LOC141665704 gene encoding uncharacterized protein LOC141665704, whose product is MSWFLRRGTQYSVEGVRSPILLCMVVRASDIEMQYGCKGSANGRSVEKALLTLQQQQPVAPPALTFKNFQSVNPPEFKGSIDPVKANAWLKEIENAFDLVGVGIEQKTKFSSYFLKGEANYWWESKRELQRDEFVTWERFIELFLQKYFPRHMKNQMKIKFLSLTQDNPSVADYEAKFTELERFVPDQVDTDEKRANRFQQGLKSWI